From Polaribacter butkevichii, a single genomic window includes:
- a CDS encoding SDR family NAD(P)-dependent oxidoreductase: protein MKNVVITGTSRGIGFELAKQFAEKGHQVLALSRNTKPLLDFNHKNITIISVDLSINSDLEKVTHFIKKSWKQVDILINNAGSLINKPFTELSSDDFLEVYKVNVFAVAEITKLMIPFLQKGSHVVTISSMGGIQGSLKFPGLAAYSSAKGAVITLSELLAEEYKEQQIAFNVLALGAVQTEMLEEAFPGYVAPISATEMANYIFDFSLTGNKYYNGKVLQVSSTNP from the coding sequence ATGAAAAATGTAGTTATTACAGGAACAAGCCGAGGAATTGGTTTTGAACTTGCCAAACAATTTGCAGAAAAAGGGCATCAAGTTTTAGCCTTATCTAGAAATACAAAACCACTTTTAGACTTTAATCATAAAAATATTACGATAATTTCTGTTGATTTATCAATAAATTCAGATTTAGAAAAGGTAACTCATTTCATCAAAAAAAGCTGGAAGCAAGTTGATATCTTAATCAATAACGCTGGAAGTTTAATCAATAAACCTTTTACCGAATTATCTTCGGATGATTTTTTAGAAGTCTATAAAGTAAATGTTTTTGCTGTTGCGGAAATTACCAAGTTAATGATTCCATTTCTACAGAAAGGAAGTCATGTGGTAACAATTAGTTCTATGGGCGGAATTCAAGGAAGTTTAAAATTTCCTGGTTTAGCTGCTTATTCATCCGCCAAAGGCGCTGTAATTACTTTATCAGAATTACTAGCAGAAGAATACAAAGAACAACAAATAGCTTTTAATGTTTTGGCTTTAGGTGCTGTACAAACAGAAATGTTAGAAGAAGCTTTTCCTGGATACGTTGCACCAATATCAGCTACAGAAATGGCAAACTATATCTTTGATTTTTCTTTAACAGGTAATAAGTATTATAACGGAAAAGTATTACAAGTTTCATCTACAAATCCGTAA
- a CDS encoding DUF389 domain-containing protein translates to MEEKNLIDETADQSKQDVKDGAIGLLSSIKKYLKELLDFRHDTDHEATIEAIKADIPFKGATAWILIFAVFVASIGLNADSTAVVIGAMLISPLMGPILGIGSAFAINDIDVFKKSLVSLATMIVLSLLASFVFFYFFPLSEDTSELLGRTKPDIRDVLIAFFGGLALMVARTKKGTVASVIFGVAIATALMPPLCTAGYGLAKGFSGDSVGFTYAFGAMYLFTINTIFIALATFLVLKLLSFPMHKYANAARRKRYATVATVVGIAVMIPAFYTFIHALNESRMTSELKKFVNSEIKTITELQLIEQEPLISDKVLKLNFFNEVPESTVNVLYNQLRNNDQYKNIKDFKLDIKGSDTKSFDLITTAYNDKRQELAESKNIIAGLQKEIEDLRGTVSNLNYRLEQGVLGESNKAIAFSTVVKDAKIRYQDIREIGFARVLSSKDFIEIDTIPMAIIKWNTSIPDSIIQFKEKELRTWLQKEMSLDTLFIKREY, encoded by the coding sequence ATGGAAGAAAAGAATTTAATTGATGAAACAGCAGATCAATCTAAGCAAGATGTAAAAGATGGTGCTATAGGATTACTTTCTAGTATCAAAAAATATTTAAAAGAACTTTTAGATTTTAGACATGATACAGATCATGAAGCAACTATAGAAGCTATTAAGGCAGATATTCCTTTTAAAGGAGCTACAGCTTGGATTCTTATTTTTGCTGTATTTGTGGCCTCTATTGGGTTGAATGCAGATTCTACTGCAGTTGTAATTGGTGCCATGTTAATATCGCCATTAATGGGGCCTATTCTTGGTATTGGTAGTGCTTTTGCAATAAATGATATTGATGTTTTTAAAAAATCGTTAGTAAGTCTTGCTACAATGATTGTTTTAAGTTTATTAGCGTCATTTGTCTTTTTCTATTTTTTTCCATTAAGCGAAGACACCTCAGAGTTGTTAGGTAGAACAAAACCGGATATTAGAGATGTATTAATTGCCTTTTTTGGTGGTTTGGCATTAATGGTTGCAAGAACAAAAAAGGGGACCGTTGCCTCGGTAATTTTTGGAGTAGCAATTGCTACCGCTTTAATGCCGCCTTTATGTACTGCTGGTTATGGATTGGCAAAAGGGTTTTCTGGAGATTCAGTAGGGTTTACGTATGCTTTTGGAGCAATGTATTTATTTACTATTAATACTATCTTTATTGCTTTGGCAACATTTTTAGTGTTAAAACTGTTGAGTTTTCCAATGCATAAATATGCAAATGCAGCCAGAAGAAAACGATATGCAACTGTTGCAACAGTTGTGGGTATTGCAGTAATGATACCTGCTTTTTATACATTTATACATGCTTTAAATGAAAGCAGAATGACTTCTGAACTAAAGAAGTTTGTAAATTCTGAAATTAAAACAATTACCGAATTACAATTAATAGAGCAAGAGCCTTTAATATCTGATAAAGTACTAAAGCTTAACTTTTTTAATGAAGTGCCAGAAAGTACAGTAAACGTATTGTACAATCAGCTAAGAAATAATGATCAGTATAAAAATATAAAAGATTTTAAGTTAGATATTAAAGGAAGTGATACCAAGAGTTTCGATTTAATTACAACGGCATATAATGATAAAAGGCAAGAGTTAGCGGAAAGTAAAAATATAATTGCCGGACTTCAAAAAGAAATTGAAGATTTAAGAGGAACCGTATCTAATTTAAACTATAGATTAGAGCAAGGTGTGTTGGGTGAGAGTAACAAAGCAATCGCTTTTAGTACTGTTGTAAAGGATGCTAAAATTAGATATCAAGATATTAGAGAAATTGGTTTTGCAAGAGTATTGTCTTCTAAAGATTTTATAGAAATAGATACCATACCAATGGCAATTATAAAATGGAATACAAGTATACCAGATAGTATTATTCAGTTTAAAGAAAAAGAATTAAGAACCTGGTTGCAAAAAGAAATGAGTTTAGATACACTGTTTATTAAAAGAGAATATTAA
- a CDS encoding SprT-like domain-containing protein yields the protein MSSNYQNFVPPKAIPFIEFLINDHNFTLKIVNQRETKHGDFRKLPNGQFQITVNNNLNKYQFLLTLVHEIAHHVTHQKFGRVQPHGKEWKMIFQHLMLPFLRPEIYPMEMLPYLAKYFKNPKASTDADVDLSLALRGNVAETGKNFIFEIPFGSLFVFKNTIYKRGNKRRTRFECLNMSNNKVYLFNQNVEIEFYKND from the coding sequence TTGAGTTCTAATTATCAAAATTTCGTTCCGCCAAAAGCAATTCCTTTTATAGAATTCCTGATCAATGATCATAATTTTACCTTAAAAATTGTAAATCAGAGAGAAACAAAACATGGCGATTTTAGAAAACTACCAAACGGACAATTTCAAATAACCGTTAACAACAACCTAAACAAATATCAATTTTTGTTAACCTTAGTGCATGAAATTGCGCATCACGTAACACATCAAAAATTTGGAAGAGTACAACCACATGGTAAAGAATGGAAAATGATCTTTCAGCATTTAATGTTGCCATTTTTACGTCCAGAAATTTACCCAATGGAAATGCTTCCTTATTTAGCCAAGTATTTTAAAAATCCAAAAGCAAGTACAGATGCTGATGTAGATTTATCTTTAGCTTTAAGAGGAAATGTAGCCGAAACTGGTAAGAATTTTATTTTCGAAATACCTTTTGGAAGTTTGTTTGTCTTTAAAAATACTATTTACAAAAGAGGTAATAAACGCAGAACACGTTTTGAATGTTTAAATATGAGTAATAATAAGGTGTATTTATTCAATCAGAATGTAGAAATAGAATTCTATAAAAACGACTAA
- a CDS encoding MlaE family ABC transporter permease produces the protein MNYLEHIGKYFMMLGRVFKKPQKGKVFYEALLKEIDDLGLKSLGIIMFISFFIGGVIALQTALNLDNPFIPKSLIGFAAKRSIILEFAPTFCSIILAGKVGSYITSSIGTMRVTEQIDALEVMGINALSHLVLPKVLATVFFYPFLISLGMFLGILGGWVTGVLSGLFSGADYIEGIQTDFDPFLLTYAIIKTLIFAFLIATVPSYHGYYVKGGSIAVGKASTQAVVWTTILIVIANYFLTQMLLT, from the coding sequence ATGAATTACCTAGAACATATTGGTAAATATTTTATGATGTTAGGTAGAGTTTTTAAAAAACCGCAAAAAGGAAAGGTTTTTTATGAGGCTTTACTAAAAGAAATTGATGATTTAGGCTTAAAGTCTTTAGGTATAATAATGTTTATTTCCTTTTTTATAGGAGGTGTAATTGCATTGCAAACGGCTTTAAACTTAGACAATCCATTTATTCCGAAATCTTTAATAGGTTTTGCTGCAAAACGTTCTATTATTTTAGAGTTTGCACCTACTTTTTGTTCTATTATTTTAGCGGGTAAAGTAGGGTCTTATATAACATCTAGTATTGGTACAATGCGTGTTACAGAACAAATTGATGCGTTAGAAGTTATGGGTATAAATGCACTAAGTCATTTGGTGTTACCTAAAGTTTTAGCAACCGTTTTCTTTTATCCTTTCTTAATATCATTAGGTATGTTTTTAGGTATTTTAGGAGGCTGGGTTACAGGTGTTTTATCTGGTCTTTTTTCTGGAGCAGACTATATAGAAGGTATACAAACCGATTTTGATCCATTTTTATTAACATATGCTATTATTAAAACTTTAATTTTTGCGTTTTTAATAGCTACTGTGCCATCTTATCATGGTTATTATGTAAAAGGAGGTTCTATAGCTGTTGGTAAAGCAAGTACACAAGCGGTGGTTTGGACAACTATTTTAATTGTAATTGCAAATTATTTTTTAACTCAAATGCTTTTAACCTAA
- a CDS encoding glutaminyl-peptide cyclotransferase, producing MKNSTLFVAFLACFLLITSCSDVYKFSLNHKKQVALNSNIDVTLKEQEDKPINSVQFFVNGKEISSEGNTVSINTTDLGVGKHQISALVFYPEKTKKENSFFEVLADKAPVVYGYNIVNEYPHDKTAYTQGLEYHDGFLYETTGRRGQSTLRKVEIKTGKVVQSVDLDKKYFGEGMTIFNNKIYWLTWQAKKGFVYNLETFKQEKEFTYNNSAEGWGLTHNGKELIKSDGTSKIWFLDPETLKEQKSIQVYTNKYAVDNLNELELINGKIYANKYQQNAIVIIDPKTGVVEGIANLKSLKTEMEKTQKLVPQDEVLNGIAFDEENNRLFVTGKHWGKLFEIELIKKQ from the coding sequence ATGAAAAATAGTACTTTATTTGTTGCTTTTTTAGCGTGTTTTCTGCTAATTACATCTTGTTCTGATGTGTATAAATTCAGCCTAAATCATAAAAAACAAGTTGCTTTAAATTCTAATATTGATGTAACTCTTAAAGAACAAGAAGACAAACCGATAAATAGTGTTCAGTTTTTTGTGAATGGTAAAGAAATTTCTTCTGAAGGAAATACAGTTTCTATTAACACAACAGATTTAGGTGTTGGTAAGCATCAAATTTCTGCATTGGTTTTTTATCCTGAAAAAACAAAAAAAGAAAATAGCTTTTTTGAGGTTTTAGCTGATAAAGCGCCTGTAGTATATGGATACAATATTGTAAATGAATATCCGCATGATAAAACTGCGTATACACAAGGTTTAGAATATCATGATGGTTTTTTATATGAAACTACAGGTCGTAGAGGACAATCTACTTTAAGAAAGGTTGAAATTAAAACAGGTAAAGTTGTACAATCCGTAGATTTAGATAAAAAATATTTTGGAGAAGGAATGACCATTTTTAATAACAAAATATATTGGTTAACATGGCAGGCTAAAAAAGGATTTGTATATAATTTAGAAACCTTTAAACAAGAAAAAGAGTTTACCTATAATAATAGTGCAGAAGGTTGGGGATTAACACATAATGGAAAAGAACTAATTAAATCTGACGGTACGTCTAAAATTTGGTTTTTAGATCCTGAGACTTTAAAAGAACAAAAATCGATTCAGGTTTACACTAATAAATACGCGGTAGATAACTTAAATGAGTTAGAATTGATTAACGGAAAAATTTACGCCAACAAATATCAGCAAAACGCTATTGTTATTATAGACCCAAAAACGGGTGTTGTAGAAGGTATTGCAAATTTAAAATCTTTAAAAACAGAAATGGAAAAAACACAGAAGTTAGTTCCGCAAGACGAAGTTTTAAACGGAATTGCTTTTGATGAAGAAAACAACCGCCTTTTTGTAACTGGTAAACATTGGGGTAAATTATTTGAAATTGAATTAATTAAAAAACAATAA
- a CDS encoding YpdA family putative bacillithiol disulfide reductase: MRYFDIVIIGGGPIGIACGLEAQKKGLSYVIIEKGPIVNSVYNYPVNMQFFSSSEKLEIDEIPFISKEAKPRRSEALEYYRRIATSNKLNIHLFEKVTSVSKTANEFTVVSDKNSYKSANLIIATGFYDIPNTLNVPGENLSKVSHYYNDPHFYAGQKLAVIGASNSSVDAALECYRKGAEVTMVIRGAEVGQRVKYWVRPDIINRIEEGSIKVYYNTTVKEITKDTIVINKKEGVETLQNDFVLALTGYKPNFTLLDEIGVSFSKDEKKIPTYNDKTMETNVKGVYLAGVICGGMETHKWFIENSRIHAKMIIANVLKQSV; the protein is encoded by the coding sequence ATGAGATATTTTGATATTGTTATTATTGGTGGTGGACCCATTGGCATTGCTTGTGGTTTAGAGGCTCAAAAAAAAGGATTGTCTTATGTAATTATAGAAAAAGGACCTATTGTTAATTCGGTATATAATTATCCTGTAAACATGCAGTTTTTTTCTTCTTCAGAAAAATTAGAAATAGATGAAATTCCGTTTATTAGTAAAGAAGCAAAACCCAGAAGGAGCGAAGCTTTAGAGTATTATAGGCGAATTGCTACATCAAATAAATTGAATATTCATTTATTTGAAAAAGTAACTTCAGTTTCTAAGACAGCAAATGAGTTTACTGTTGTTTCTGATAAAAATTCATACAAGTCTGCAAATTTAATTATCGCTACGGGCTTTTACGATATTCCGAATACATTAAATGTGCCGGGAGAAAATTTATCAAAAGTGTCTCATTATTATAATGATCCACATTTTTATGCAGGACAAAAATTAGCGGTTATTGGAGCAAGTAATTCGTCTGTAGATGCGGCTTTAGAATGCTATAGAAAAGGAGCAGAGGTTACTATGGTTATTAGAGGTGCAGAAGTAGGGCAACGTGTAAAATATTGGGTGAGACCAGATATCATCAACAGAATAGAAGAAGGTAGTATTAAGGTTTATTATAATACTACAGTTAAAGAAATAACTAAAGATACTATTGTTATAAATAAAAAAGAAGGTGTAGAAACTTTGCAAAACGACTTTGTTTTGGCGTTAACTGGTTACAAGCCAAATTTTACACTTTTAGATGAAATAGGAGTTTCTTTTTCTAAGGATGAAAAGAAAATTCCTACGTATAATGATAAGACTATGGAAACCAACGTGAAAGGTGTTTATTTAGCGGGAGTTATTTGTGGAGGAATGGAAACTCACAAATGGTTTATAGAAAATTCTCGCATTCATGCAAAAATGATTATTGCAAATGTTTTAAAGCAGAGCGTATAA
- a CDS encoding ABC transporter ATP-binding protein: protein MIEVNNLHKGFGDVKVLKGITATFLPGETSLIIGESGSGKTVFIKSLIGLHMPEEGTIAFDGRINTQFTENEKQQWRQEIGMVFQGSALFDSQTVEENVMFPLKMFTNKPFEEMLERVNFVLKRVNLENSNKKLPAELSGGMQKRVAIARAIVMNPKYLFCDEPNSGLDPRTAIVIDKLIQEITDEYKITTVINTHDMNSVMEIGEKIIFLKDGKKAWEGTSEDIFKTDNEAVVSFVYSSNLFKKVREAYLNEKRYK, encoded by the coding sequence ATGATAGAAGTAAATAATTTACATAAAGGTTTTGGAGACGTAAAAGTATTAAAAGGTATTACAGCTACTTTTCTACCTGGAGAAACAAGTTTAATCATTGGTGAAAGTGGTTCTGGTAAAACAGTATTTATAAAGTCACTAATTGGTTTACACATGCCAGAAGAAGGGACTATTGCTTTTGATGGAAGAATTAATACGCAATTTACAGAAAACGAAAAACAACAATGGAGGCAAGAAATTGGGATGGTTTTTCAGGGGAGTGCATTGTTTGATTCTCAAACCGTAGAAGAAAATGTGATGTTTCCATTAAAAATGTTTACAAATAAACCTTTCGAGGAAATGTTAGAGCGTGTAAACTTTGTTTTAAAAAGAGTCAACTTAGAAAATTCAAATAAAAAATTACCTGCAGAATTATCTGGTGGAATGCAAAAAAGAGTTGCCATTGCAAGAGCCATTGTTATGAATCCTAAATACTTGTTTTGTGATGAACCTAACTCGGGCTTAGATCCTCGTACTGCCATTGTAATAGATAAATTGATTCAAGAAATTACAGATGAATATAAAATTACAACTGTAATTAATACCCATGATATGAATTCTGTGATGGAAATTGGAGAAAAAATAATTTTTTTAAAGGATGGTAAAAAAGCTTGGGAAGGAACTAGTGAAGATATATTTAAAACTGATAATGAGGCTGTTGTAAGTTTTGTGTATTCGTCTAATTTATTTAAGAAAGTTAGAGAGGCGTATTTAAATGAAAAAAGATATAAATAG
- a CDS encoding FMN-binding glutamate synthase family protein — protein MRNTILSVFIGITILCGVLVYFIPQTGTIILVSISGLLTLLAIYDSLQTTHSLLRAFPVIARLRWFFEDERDKIQQYFIEDNLNGTPINREKRSIVYQRSKLSKETVPFGTQHNVYAKGYEFVKHSLFPKDHHHIAGERIVFGSDKCTQKYEGSIINISAMSFGSLSKNAIMALNQGAKMGGFAHNTGEGGISPYHLQGGDVIFQVGTGYFGAGKSVDGKRVFDDEVFKSNATRTEVKMIEIKFSQGAKPGHGGILPAVKNTEEIAKIRSVEPGTQVDSPPGHSAFSNYQEMIVFIQKVRDLSGGKPVGIKFCVGNNEEIETMMQAFADANNYPDFISVDGGEGGTGAAPMEFTNYIGTPLVEGLVFVNKLLIKHQLKDQIKIIASGKAIDAFDIIKYLSLGADAVGMARSFMLSLGCIQARECNLDTCPVGVATQDDDLVKALVVEKKNVRVKNYHHKTIEAVKEVVAAMGVASIADIKANQVFRRRKDEEVVSLEDIFYKN, from the coding sequence ATGAGAAATACCATACTTTCTGTTTTTATAGGAATCACTATTTTATGCGGAGTTTTAGTTTACTTTATACCCCAAACAGGAACCATCATTTTAGTCTCCATTTCTGGATTACTTACCTTACTTGCAATTTACGATAGTTTACAAACTACGCACTCATTATTAAGAGCGTTTCCAGTAATTGCAAGATTACGTTGGTTTTTTGAAGATGAAAGAGATAAAATTCAACAATATTTTATAGAAGATAATTTAAACGGTACACCCATTAATAGAGAAAAAAGGAGTATTGTGTATCAGCGATCTAAATTATCTAAAGAAACCGTTCCTTTTGGTACACAGCATAATGTATATGCAAAAGGCTATGAGTTTGTAAAACATTCTTTATTTCCTAAAGATCATCATCATATAGCAGGAGAAAGAATTGTTTTTGGTTCTGATAAATGTACTCAAAAGTATGAAGGTTCAATTATCAATATTTCTGCTATGTCTTTTGGCTCTTTGAGTAAAAATGCAATTATGGCATTAAACCAAGGAGCAAAAATGGGTGGTTTTGCTCATAATACAGGAGAGGGAGGAATATCTCCTTACCATTTGCAAGGTGGAGACGTTATTTTTCAAGTTGGTACAGGGTATTTTGGTGCAGGAAAATCAGTAGATGGAAAACGTGTTTTTGATGACGAAGTTTTTAAATCGAATGCAACTCGTACAGAAGTAAAAATGATAGAAATTAAGTTTTCTCAAGGAGCAAAACCAGGTCATGGAGGAATTTTACCTGCCGTAAAAAACACAGAAGAAATTGCGAAAATTCGTTCTGTAGAGCCTGGGACACAAGTAGATTCGCCTCCAGGTCATTCTGCATTTTCTAATTATCAAGAAATGATTGTTTTTATACAGAAAGTACGAGATTTATCTGGCGGTAAACCCGTAGGAATTAAATTTTGTGTGGGTAATAATGAAGAAATAGAAACCATGATGCAAGCATTTGCAGATGCCAATAATTACCCAGATTTTATTTCTGTAGATGGAGGAGAAGGTGGTACTGGTGCTGCGCCAATGGAATTTACAAATTATATTGGTACGCCACTTGTAGAAGGATTGGTTTTTGTAAATAAACTTTTAATAAAGCATCAATTAAAAGATCAAATTAAAATTATTGCTTCTGGTAAAGCTATAGATGCTTTCGATATTATAAAATACTTGTCTTTAGGAGCAGATGCAGTGGGTATGGCAAGAAGTTTTATGTTAAGTTTAGGCTGTATACAGGCAAGAGAATGTAATTTAGATACTTGCCCTGTTGGTGTTGCTACGCAAGATGATGATTTGGTAAAAGCATTGGTGGTAGAAAAGAAAAATGTACGTGTTAAAAATTACCACCATAAAACTATTGAAGCTGTAAAAGAAGTTGTTGCAGCTATGGGAGTGGCTTCTATTGCAGACATAAAAGCAAACCAAGTTTTTAGACGTAGAAAAGACGAAGAAGTGGTAAGTTTAGAAGATATTTTTTATAAAAATTAA
- a CDS encoding choice-of-anchor Q domain-containing protein, which translates to MRYFISFIICIAFISVSSCRKDFNTTPSFGALEFSKDTVFLDTVFTNIGSSTYNLKVYNRGSNAITIPEIKLENGTNSNYRLNVDGIPGKDFKNIDILAKDSIFIFVETTIDANNVVNPLYTDKILFDNGTNQQKVDLVTLVQDANFIYPGKDAISMKIDSLTLNGEPTTLKGRFLTNTELTFTNVKPTVIYGFAAVPANKTLTIEAGAKVYFHDNSGLIVDDKGTLKVNGTLSDKVIFEGDRLEHSFSETAGQWGTIWMRAGSKNNEINHAIIKNGIIGVLVDSIGTPSTPTLKLQNTEIYNHSSYGILGRETNIEANNVVVGSAGQVSLAATVGGTYNFTHATFANYWNNGLRQLPAVLVNNFFTYTDASGQEIIETRNLQAANFTNCIFDGNNNIEFVLDKVDGGGIFNYNVSNSMIKFNDTNDSFIDNEALDFTSTSYQDIILNGNADFRNTQKNDFIIGEKSDAINKAKSTGITTDILGVDRTTNADIGAYQHIVFEKEE; encoded by the coding sequence ATGCGTTACTTTATTTCTTTTATTATTTGTATTGCCTTTATCTCTGTAAGTTCTTGTAGAAAAGATTTTAATACAACGCCAAGTTTTGGTGCATTAGAATTCTCTAAAGACACCGTTTTTTTAGACACAGTATTTACAAATATTGGTTCATCAACATACAATTTAAAGGTTTATAATCGTGGAAGCAATGCTATTACAATTCCAGAAATTAAATTAGAAAACGGCACAAATTCTAACTACAGATTAAATGTAGACGGAATACCAGGTAAAGATTTTAAAAACATTGATATTCTTGCTAAAGACAGTATTTTTATTTTTGTAGAAACCACTATTGATGCTAACAATGTTGTAAATCCATTATACACAGACAAGATTTTGTTTGATAACGGTACCAACCAACAAAAGGTAGATTTAGTTACTTTAGTACAAGATGCAAACTTTATCTATCCTGGTAAAGATGCAATCTCTATGAAAATAGATAGTTTAACTTTAAACGGAGAGCCTACAACTTTAAAAGGTCGTTTTTTAACCAACACCGAATTAACTTTTACAAATGTAAAACCAACCGTTATTTATGGTTTTGCCGCAGTACCAGCTAACAAAACATTAACCATAGAAGCCGGAGCAAAAGTTTATTTTCATGATAATTCTGGTTTAATTGTAGATGATAAAGGAACCCTAAAGGTAAACGGAACACTTTCTGATAAAGTAATTTTTGAAGGTGACAGGTTAGAGCATTCTTTTAGTGAAACTGCAGGACAATGGGGAACTATTTGGATGCGTGCAGGAAGCAAAAACAATGAAATAAACCACGCTATTATTAAAAATGGAATTATTGGTGTTTTGGTTGATAGTATTGGCACACCTTCTACCCCAACTCTAAAACTACAAAACACAGAAATTTACAATCATTCTAGCTACGGAATTCTAGGTAGAGAAACCAATATAGAAGCAAACAACGTGGTTGTTGGTTCTGCAGGTCAGGTTTCTTTAGCGGCAACTGTTGGCGGTACTTATAATTTTACGCATGCTACATTTGCCAACTATTGGAACAATGGCTTACGTCAATTACCTGCTGTTTTGGTAAATAACTTTTTTACCTATACAGATGCTTCTGGACAAGAGATAATTGAAACCAGAAATTTACAGGCTGCCAACTTTACCAATTGTATTTTTGATGGAAATAATAACATAGAGTTTGTTTTAGACAAAGTAGATGGTGGCGGAATATTTAATTATAATGTTAGCAACTCTATGATTAAATTTAATGATACTAATGACTCTTTTATAGACAATGAAGCCTTAGATTTTACCAGTACTTCTTACCAAGACATCATTTTAAATGGAAACGCTGATTTTAGAAATACTCAAAAAAATGATTTTATTATTGGCGAAAAATCTGACGCTATTAACAAGGCAAAATCAACTGGTATTACTACGGATATTTTAGGTGTAGACAGAACTACAAATGCAGATATTGGTGCATACCAACATATTGTTTTTGAGAAAGAAGAGTAA
- a CDS encoding type B 50S ribosomal protein L31, with the protein MRKGIHPENYRMVAFKDMSNEDVFLTRSTVDTKETLEVDGVEYPLVKLEISRTSHPFYTGKSKLIDAAGRIDKFKTKYAKFKK; encoded by the coding sequence ATGAGAAAAGGAATTCATCCAGAAAATTATAGAATGGTAGCATTTAAAGACATGTCTAACGAAGATGTATTTTTAACACGTTCTACTGTAGACACTAAAGAAACATTAGAAGTTGATGGTGTTGAGTATCCTTTAGTAAAATTAGAGATTTCAAGAACATCTCACCCATTTTACACTGGTAAATCTAAACTTATTGATGCTGCAGGACGTATCGATAAATTTAAAACGAAATACGCAAAATTCAAAAAATAA